One window of the Trifolium pratense cultivar HEN17-A07 linkage group LG2, ARS_RC_1.1, whole genome shotgun sequence genome contains the following:
- the LOC123910860 gene encoding ARM REPEAT PROTEIN INTERACTING WITH ABF2, with amino-acid sequence MELQKRPDHHHNLPEKKGQKRKLQQEEEEFQQQISLPPTGETRDALLSDINQHVSILLSTFSSKESDRASAKRATHALADLAKNEEIVNLIVEGGAIPALIKHLQSPPLPQNDSVPKLLPFEHEVEKGSAFALGLLAVKPEHQQLIVDNGAVKHLVDLLKRHKNGLTSRAINSLIRRAADAITNLAHENSSIKTRVRTEGGIPPLVHLLEFADTKVQRAAAGALRTLAFKNDENKNQIVECNALPTLILMLRSEDAAIHYEAVGVIGNLVHSSPNIKKEVILAGALQPVIGLLSSCCSESQREAALLLGQFAATDSDCKVHIVQRGAVRPLIDMLQSPDVQLKEMSAFALGRLAQDTHNQAGIAHTGGLMPLLKLLDSKNGSLQHNAAFALYGLAENEDNVPDFIRVGGIKRLQDGEFIIQATKDCVAKTLKRLEEKIHGRVLNHLLYLMRVSDKAFQRRVALALAHLCSADDQRKIFIDHNGLELLIGLLGSSCPKQQLDGAVALCKLANKAMALSPVDAAPPSPTPQVYLGEQYVNNATLSDVTFLVEGKRFYAHRICLLASSDAFRAMFDGGYREKDARDIEIPNIRWEVFELMMRFIYTGSVDVTLEIAQDLLRAADQYLLEGLKRLCEYTIAQDVSVESVSSMYELSEAFNAISLRHTCILFILEHFDKLSAMPGHSHLIQSTIPEIRNYFVKTLTKGNSNIQA; translated from the exons ATGGAGCTTCAGAAGCGTCCAGATCATCATCACAACCTCCCGGAGAAGAAAGGCCAAAAGAGGAAACTCCaacaagaggaagaagaatTTCAACAACAGATCTCTCTTCCTCCCACCGGAGAAACACGCGACGCTCTTCTCTCCGATATCAACCAACACGTTTCAATCCTTCTTTCCACTTTTTCATCTAAAGAATCCGATAGAGCTTCTGCTAAGCGCGCCACTCACGCCCTCGCCGATCTTGCCAAAAACG AGGAAATTGTGAACCTGATTGTTGAAGGAGGTGCTATTCCAGCTTTGATTAAGCATCTTCAATCTCCTCCTTTGCCTCAAAACGACAGCGTTCCGAAGCTGTTGCCGTTTGAGCATGAGGTTGAGAAAGGAAGCGCTTTCGCACTTGGACTTCTTGCCGTTAAG CCAGAACATCAACAGCTCATTGTTGATAATGGTGCCGTAAAGCATCTTGTTGATCTTTTGAAGAGACATAAGAATGGGTTAACATCACGTGCCATTAATAGTCTCATTCGGAGGGCTGCGGATGCGATCACTAACCTTGCTCATGAGAATAGCAGTATTAAAACCCGTGTTAG GACGGAAGGTGGGATTCCACCATTAGTTCATTTGCTTGAATTTGCGGATACAAAGGTGCAAAGAGCAGCTGCTGGTGCATTACGGACCCTGGCTtttaaaaatgatgaaaataagaatCAG ATTGTTGAATGCAATGCTCTTCCAACTCTGATTTTGATGCTCCGGTCAGAAGATGCTGCTATTCATTATGAAGCG gTTGGTGTGATCGGAAATCTGGTCCACTCCTCCCCCAATATAAAGAAAGAAGTTATTCTTGCTGGAGCCTTGCAACCTGTTATTGGATTACTGAG CTCCTGTTGCTCAGAAAGTCAGAGAGAAGCAGCATTGTTACTTGGACAGTTTGCAGCGACCGATTCAGACTGCAAG GTTCACATTGTACAAAGAGGTGCTGTACGGCCTTTGATAGATATGCTTCAGTCTCCCGATGTTCAGCTCAAAGAAATGTCTGCGTTTGCATTGGGAAGATTGGCACAG GACACACATAACCAAGCTGGTATTGCACACACTGGCGGCTTAATGCCATTGCTGAAGCTTCTTGACTCAAAAAACGGGTCTTTGCAACATAATGCTGCTTTTGCTCTTTATGGCCTTGCAGAGAATGAG GATAATGTGCCCGACTTTATTAGAGTAGGTGGAATTAAGAGACTCCAGGATGGAGAGTTTATTATTCAA GCAACTAAGGATTGTGTTGCTAAGACATTGAAGAGACTAGAAGAGAAGATTCATGGTCGT GTGTTGAACCATTTGTTATATCTTATGCGAGTTTCAGACAAGGCATTCCAAAGACGAGTTGCTTTGGCTCTTGCTCATCTTTGTTCTGCAGATGACCagagaaaaatatttattgaccACAATG GGCTGGAATTGCTTATTGGACTTCTTGGTTCATCCTGCCCTAAGCAGCAACTTGACGGTGCCGTGGCTTTATGCAAGTTGGCTAACAAAGCTATGGCTCTGTCTCCTGTAGATGCTGCTCCTCCATCCCCAACACCCCAG GTCTATTTGGGAGAGCAGTATGTAAACAATGCTACCTTGTCCGACGTTACATTTTTGGTTGAAG GTAAACGGTTTTATGCTCACAGAATCTGTTTACTTGCATCTTCCGATGCATTTCGTGCAATGTTTGATGGTGGTTATAGG GAGAAGGATGCAAGGGACATTGAGATTCCAAATATTAGATGGGAGGTCTTTGAGCTGATGATGAG ATTTATATATACTGGATCAGTTGATGTCACTCTTGAAATTGCTCAAGATCTCCTCCGAGCAGCTGATCAATATCTCTTAGAAGGGCTTAAGAGACTATGTGAATACACAATTGCACAG GATGTATCAGTGGAGAGTGTGTCAAGTATGTATGAACTTTCGGAAGCATTCA